In the Bacillus sp. FJAT-42376 genome, AAGCATGAGAGCAAAAATCGTCTCTGATATCGGGGAGGCGTGGACGCCATTGGCGCTTGTAAGCATGATGGATCGTTCTTCAAGCCAATCCAGCGGTATGTCATTGACGCCTGCACTCCAGGATTGGATCCATTTCACGTTTGAACCGCTACTCAGGTGGCCGGCCATGCCTTTTCTCCACCCGGCAATGATTTCCGCGTCTTTCATATCGTTTTCCCAAACCGATTCATCTCTCCCGACAAGAAGCTCCCAATCTGGAATGGCTTCCTGAATTTGCTGTACGTAAGAATCAGCCAGGTTTTGGCCGATGATCATTTTCCGTTTTCCCATAAAAAAATCCCCCATTCCAGTCTTTCCCTTATTGTACCAAAGGAAGTCGGGGGGATGGAAAAACGGTGCTTATCGAATGGCCTGAGGAAACTGAAAGACACGGGACGGATCATAGCGATCATGTACTTTCCTTAGTCTTTCTGCATTTCCTCCAAAATACGCCGTTTCATAATTTTTCAGTTCACTGATTGGGAAATTGACAAACGAGCCTTCTGTAAGCGACTCAAGCGTCTGGAAGCGCTGCACGACCCAGCGCTGATTGGCGGAGGCGAACCGGTCTTCTTCCCAAACGGATTGAATACCGGCGATATACCGTGCATTCCGGTAGTAAAAAGCCGTTTCTTCAGGATTGACGTCCTTCACCTTTCCGCCAAGCGCATACACCGTGAATCCGGCAAAAATTGAACCGGGCGGTTTGTTTTGAATCAGTTCGGCAAGCGTTCTGATTTCATCCCTTGTATATGGCTTGTAAACAAAACGCCCCGTTGACTTGAATTTTTCAGAGGGGGGATACGTCTCCGCTACCTCTCTAACTGCTTCTAAAAATGTCTTTTCTTCAGCGGATATCTCCATTCCAATGATTTTTAAAAAAGGGGCCAGGATTTTTTTCGCTTCATCCGGCGGACCGTAATAAAATCCCCTGCCGAAAATAGCCATGCCCTCTGAGGAAGAATCATACAAGGTGGCGCTGATCGTCATCTTTCTGTCAGCCTTTGTCAGCCATTTTTGCCATGTCAGCAAAAACTGTTCCATGACAGCAGGGGAGGCTTCAGGACGGTATAGCTGGACGAGCGTAACAGAGCCTATTTTCGGCGGCAGCCGGAACGTCATCGAAACGACGACTCCGAAATTGCCTCCGCCTGCCCCTTTACACGCCCAGAAAAGGTCTTTATTTTTATTCTTGCTTGCTTTCACAAGCTCACCTTCAGCATTTACGAGCTCAAGCTCAATCAAACTGTCGCAGCCCAGTCCTAAAAAGCGGCTTGAGTACCCCCAGCCTCCGCCAAGCACATATCCGCTTACGCCTACAGTCGGACAGGTCCCGCCGGGAAACGGATACCCTCTTTTGCCTGCAAACTCGTATAGCTGTTCATTTCTGACACCTCCGCCTGCTGTGATGGTACGGCTGGAGGAATCCATTTTAATCGTATTTAAGCGGCTGATATCAATAACGAGCACATTATTCCCGACAGAATAGCCTTCATAATGATGTCCCCCTGACCGGATCCTCAAATCAATCTGATTTTTTACTGCCCATTTGATGGCGTTGGAAACATCCTTGACTTCGGATGCATACACAATGATGAGGGGGAATTTTTGGATGGAACGGTTCCATTCCTGCCGGGCCGCTTCATATTTTAAATTTCTGCGAGTAACGACTTCTCCGGTTAATCCATTCAAATCCAGTCCAAACACGCTGCAGTCACCGCCTTATTTCTTTATTCTATTTATAAGTATGAAAGGCGCTGCCCTGCATACCACAGTTACATGCAATGGCCAATCAGAAATCCTTGACAGACAGCCCTGGTATCCATTATGATTTTTTTAACAGCTGAAAGAGTTGAGGCTGTGCTCGAAGAAGAGCGTATATACTCCAAAGGGGAGTAGCTGACAGTTATGTCGACAATACGTGATGACCTCATCACCGGCCTGACTGGCAACAGAAATGTTGTTTGCGAGACCTTTGCCATAATGGTGAAGGGATAAATAGGATGATTTCAAACCTTCACCGGCCTATGGTGGAGGTTTTTTATTTACAAAAACCTTCATACGCATACGACAAACCCATGAAGGAGAATTGAATTTCTGTTGAAATTTGATCTGCAAAAAAGGATTCTTTTATTCATCACCATGCTTGTAACCTTTAAATTGTACGCCGTTACGATTCTGACCCTGGACATCTACAATCCGCCGCGCTCCCTTGCCCTGCAGACCCAGCAGATCCAGGCTGAACAGCCGAGGATGCTGCTTAAACATAGATGAAAGAGTGTTCACTGAATGTTCCTTTTTCAGCCGTTGGATGCAAAAAATTCCGGGTAATCATAAAATGCATGAATGAACAGGATACTAAGAAACATAAACCGAAAAAGGGGGACCCACTTTGGATGCCGGCTTATTGTTGGAATATGGATGGGTATTATTAATACTGATTGGACTGGAAGGGATTCTAGCCGCCGATAACGCGCTTGTCATCGCAACGATGGTGAAGCATCTTCCTGAGGAGCGAAGAAAAAAAGCTTTGTTTTACGGGCTCGCAGGGGCATTTCTGTTCCGCTTCGGCTCCCTGTTTATCATTTCTTACCTCGTGGATATATGGCAGGTTCAGGCGATCGGAGCTCTTTATCTTTTTGGCATCGCGTTTTACCACATTCTCAAAAAGCATGTGCTGAAGCCAAAGGTAAAGGAAGAAAAACCCGAAGCGAAAGAAGGCTCCGGATTCTGGCTCACCGTCATTAAAGTGGAAGTCGCCGATATTGCCTTTGCCGTTGATGCGATTTTGGCCGCGGTGGCTCTGGCTGTGACCCTGCCGGAAACAAGCCTGCCGGATATCGGAGGACTCGACGGAGGCCACTTCGCTGTCATTTTGACAGGAGGAATCATCGGTCTAGTCATCATGAGATTTGCTGCAAGCTACTTCGTGGTCCTGCTTGAACGCAGACCCGGTCTTGAGACCGCGGCCTTTGCCATCGTCGCTTGGGTAGGGGTAAAACTTGCCGTTTACGCATTATCCCATCCGCAGCTTGCGATCATTTCAGAGGGCTTTGGAAAAAGCGTCACATGGAAAGTCATCTTCTGGTCTGTGCTGCTGATCATCGCTGTAGCCGGATGGTTCTTATCCAAACCGAAGAAAGAGCTTGCATAAGGGGAAAAAAGCTGCCGTGGAATCGGCAGCTTTTTTTATATGACAATGTGGGATAGGATAGGTAAACGCGCGGCCTGCTGTTAGTCTGTTGAATTGGGCAATACGGGGGATTTGCTAGGTGCAGGTTACGGGGAAGTTTGTGGGGATTGGGGGTAACTTTGTGTGGATTGGGGGTAACTTTGTGTGGATTACGGGCAAGTTTGTGTCGAGTGTGGGCAAGTTTGTGTCGAGTGTGGGCAACTTTGTGTGGATTACGGGCAGCTTTTTGTCGATTGCGGGCAACTCCGTGTCGATTACGGGCAACTTTTTGTCGATTACGGGCAATTCTGTGTCGATTACGGCCAAATCGACACAGTGCTGCAAAATACGACTCTTATTGGCCCGTCCCTAATTGGGGAATATGGTCCACTCATTGAATACGGGCCAGTTCGGCCGGAATGCGGGCCAACTTTCACCGAAAGCGGGCCAGTTTGGCTGAAATACGGGCCAACTTGCATCGAATACGGGCCAGTTTGGCTGAAATGCGGGCCAACTTTCAACGAATGCGGGCCAGTTTGGCTGAAATACGGGCCAACTTTCAACGAATACGGGCCATCCGACAAACTCCGTCAAAAACCGACCGGCTCAGAAAATACGACCCTTCACAATAATACTGGCCGGTGCCCGCCTTGCTCCGAAAAAATGCCCCTTCATACCGATCACGGGCACCGCCGTGGCAATAATTCCGTGACTCATTAACCCATACCAATATCCTATATTTCTATAAAATCCCAAATTAACCTTTTCTTTCATTGTTATCCATGTTAAGTTACAACTGCGTTAATTTTATATTCATAAAAAGGAAACGTATGGACCTGCAAAACTATATTAGTACATAATTCAGGAGGAAAAAAAGTGAAAAACAAAATGAAGTTTGGTTTTATTTCAGCAATCGCTTTATCTGCTTCTATTTCATTCCAGGCTCATGCAGCAAGTTCTCCGCTGTCTACAGCTAATATCGCTGGCGAACAATTAAAAAAAGCTACATCTGCGTTTGCTGCGACTACTGACTCTGGTGATGTTTATACGATCAATGAAAATTATGACGCCTTTACAAAACGGCTATCCTATACGGAATCAACTATTGGAAAAGTACCCGGTGCTGCGGTTCGCAAAAGTCTATACGAGAAATATGTAACACCTGCTAAAAAAGTAAAAGAGCGAGTCATTTATGAAGTTTCTGAAACCAGATTATTGGGGTCCATTTCAAAATCGACGCTCTTTAATAAAGAGGAAAAAGCAAAACTGGATCTGAAAAAACTTAACCGGCTGAAAACCAGGGCAGTTGAAATTAAAAAGGATGGCGGATACGCCGCTGTTCCACAATCCATTGTAAATGAGTTAACTTGGCTTGAAGATTATTTAAAAGTTGCGGCGGCTGATCCTTTTTACAAAAACAGCAAAAAATTCGTTCTAATGCTGGATTTCGATCCAAGTTCTAAGCAGGCAATGTTTGGCGGAATCAAAATTGGAGATTCCAGACAGAAAGTTAAGCTTCTGCTTGGTGAACCGATAACAGCCTATGGAAACGATGGATGGGAATATGACTACAACGAAACCGCATATGGCGGTGAATTCCTTGGAGTTGAATTTAAAGGCGGCAAATCTGTATCAGCCTTGTTTTATACAGCCAGGTCTGACAAAAACCAATCCTTTTCAAAAGAATTTGCCGATGCATACCCTGGAGATTTATACCAGTCAACGGATTCATACAACAAAAAACTGAAGGTTAATTCCCTTTTTGTACTAAATGGAACCGGTAAAGACTTTGTATACCTTCAAAATTTCGATGATACTGAAACAGTTCAAGAGATTAATCATTATGTAATTCAGGATAAAAACAAAGTGAGCTTTATAAATGTAAACTCAAAAGAGGACTTTACTAGAGTTCCAAAATGAAGTGAGTACAGGCACCACCAATCACTAGCCTGCTCACTATACGGGTATCAGAATATATGAATTCATGAAAACTGCATGGAACAGCCATGCAGTTTTTTTTATTCTCTTTATGCCCGTTCCTGCTTATTGGAACTGCACTATCAAATAACTTGCGATAGGGATGATTGTATTTAAACGTTCAGCCCCTCCGCTAAGGATGGCGTTTACAATATTAGGGAGGATCGCCTGCTGTTTGATTTTTAAGTGTCCAGCCTGCATTTTACTGAATAAGGGCCGGTTCCGATAAGATACGGGCCAACTTTCAACGAATACGGGCACCACCATGCCGATCACGGGCAACTTTGTGCCGATCGCGGGCAACTTCATGCCGATAACGGGCAATTCCATGTCGATAACGGGCAACTCTGTGTCGATCACGGGCAATTCCGTGTCGATCACGGGCAATTCCGTGTCGATTACGGCCAAATCGACACAATTCCACATCATCCGCAGACTTTCACCCTAATAAAAAAAGACGCGCCAGGTTCAGCGCGTCTCCCGTTTACCGCAGCTTCTCTTCCAATTCCTCCCGATAAGGCATCCCGCCCTGGGCACCGAATTTCGTGACGGAGATGGAAGCGGCTTTGTTTGCAAAACGGATGGCCTCCGCCAGGCTTTTTCCTTCGGCTAACGCAACGGCAAAGGCTCCATTGAATGTATCGCCTGCTCCCGTTGTATCGAGCGCTTCGACAGGGAAAGAGGGGATGACCGTCTCGCTTTCGCCATTATAATAACGGACCCCGTTTTTTCCTTCGGTAATCAGGAGCTTGTTCGGGTATTTCTCTAAAAGAGGTTCATCTCCAAAAATCAGTTTTGCTTCGGTTTCATTTGGTGTGACGTATGCGGCATTTTCCAGAACCGCCCCGCTTACCTTTCTTGCCGGCGCGGGGTTCAGAAGCAATGGGACCCCGTGGGTTTTGCATAATTCGGCTGCATGCTCCACCGTTTCTTCCGGGATTTCCTGCTGAATGAGCACCATTTTCGCTTCCTTCAAAATCGGAAGGGCCTCATCCACTAATGAAGGGGAGACGTGCTTATTGGCTCCCTGTACGACAACGATGCTGTTGTCCCCCTCTGCAAGGATGATATGGGCTGTGCCGCTTGCGGTTTCCGGTAATGACTTTACATAATCTGTCCGGACTCCGTTTGCCTGTAGATTGCTCAAGATGGATTCCCCGTAGGAGTCATCCCCAACACAGCCGACCATGTAGACGTCTGCTCCTAATCTTGCTGCCGCGACTGCCTGGTTCGCACCTTTTCCGCCTGGTACCGTTTTAAACGATTCGCCGAGAATGGTTTCTCCGCTTTCCGGACGTTTTGCTGCTGTAACAACCAAGTCCATGGATGAACTGCCGATTACTAAGATTTTTTCCATCGTTTCTCTCACTCCTGCCATTCTGTCTCCTATTATGTATAGCGGAAATCGCATGAAAATACCAACGAAAAACAGACTCTTATGAGGAGTCTGCTGTCAGCTTGCCAATTCCTTTTCCCGTGCGGCCGACCGGTTTGCGATCCATTTCGAGCAGACAAGGTAGGAACGCTGATAAATCGGGCTTTGTACAAACGGATAAATAAACGTAAAAATGAAAACCGGACCGCCGATGACTAAGCCGATGATCACAACTAGGCTTTCCATCATAATTCGCACCCGGCTGATGGAGATGCCCGTTTTATCCGAAAGGGAAAGCATAAAGCCGTCGCGGGGACCTGCTCCGATGCCGGCAGCAGAGTACATGCCGCCTCCAATCCCCATCGTGATGATGGCTAAAAGCAAGATCGCAATATCAGCAGGAAGGCTGGATGCACGGGGGAGAAAGCCGGTAAACAAAAACGCATCAACGAAGACACCGACTAGGACGGCATTTAAAAAGGTGCCGATATTGATGTATTTGCGGCCGATGAATAAGGAGCACACAATCAAAAAAAGCCCGACGAGAATGGTCCATGTCCCGATCGTGAGGCCAAAGCGGTCTCTGAGCGCGATATTCAGCATATCCCACGGGCTGACCCCTAAATACTGAACCTGTATCGCCATGGCGATGCCGTAGCTGAAAATCAATAATCCAATGAAAAAGATCCCTAACCTGGAGCTGTACCGCATCTGTATTCCCCTTTTTTGGATGTTTACATCCGACTATACGTCAAATACGGTGTGAAATAAATAGTAAAAAGGATTTCTTCAGCTAAGTTTTTTTATAAAAAGCACCCGATCCTTCCCAATTCCGTCGTAATCCGAATGAACGGGGATTCCCTCCATCATGTTATTTCCCGGAACGATTTCAAATCCCATTTTTGTATGATAGGCAATGGAACCCTGGTTCACGGGAGACGTAATGCAGCGGACGAAGCTCCGGTCAAAGTCCTGAACGGTTTGGAAAAAGGACCGGTAAAGCAGCTGACCGATCCCCTGTTTCCGGTATTCGGGCTGCACTCCTGCAAAATGGATGTACGCTTCGTCAGGATTGCTTTGCGAGAGGAAGCCAACAAGAAAGCCGATCATCTCCCCATCTTTTTGGGCAAGGAAGCTCGTATTGGAAAAATGATCAAAAAACAGCTTGGGAAGCATATCAGCCATCTGTCTGCCTCCCCACCAGTCATTAAGGACGGCGGAGATGGTGCTGAAATCTGAACGTTTGATGCTCCGGATATTCATGGAAAGTCCCCCTTTCCATCTATTAAATCATTTAAAACGGCTTTAAGACCATCAGTACAATTAAAATAATCGCGGAGGAATGAAGGAACCCATTGTAGGGAGCCATTTTTTTCCCGATTTGAAGGTACGATTCCGGCAGTTCTTCGCCTGAATGATTTTCGAGGATGGCTTTTTGCTCGGCCATCCGTTTAGGCAGGATCACAGCAACAATGGGCTGGACGGCAACGTAAATGATGAGGGAAGCGATGTACCATACTTTTGTGAAAAGATCCGGATTGAGAATACCTAAGAGAATGCCTGTAACGAGAAGGATAATGCTCCCGACTTTTGCGAGTTTTTCAATTCCATCATTCACGTGAAAAGCAAAGTGAGCCTGGGATACCGTCTTCGGGCGGTTCATCAGGATTGGAAGAGCGAAGGTAGCCCCGAGTCCGCATACAGCGGCAATAACATGAATAAGTACAATGATTCCGTAAATGCTCATAAACCTTTCCTCCTAAGTTTTTGATAGGATAATAATACCAAATAAGAAAAGAGAATATGATTAAAATTACAAAATTTACAATTTGTTACACGGATGAAAAATTGGAATATTTATCTCGCTGAAACGAGACTAAACCAGAAATAAACCGAATATATAATACTGTAACTCAGTCTTCCTGACATACATGAGGTTCATCACAAAGCGAGGAGGAAGTAAAGATGGGTACAGTTGCCTTTATTCTTCAAATTTTATTGGGATTGGCGTTTCTTTTCTTTGGCTTTAACAAGTTTGGTTCAAAGATGAACGAAGAGTTTACCCGCTACGGCTACCCGAAATGGTTCAAAATTGCTACCGGAATCGTCGAAGTTGTGGGAGGGGTGTTCCTTCTTGCCGGTTACTGGAATGATCAGCTGACCGCCTGGGGATCTTTGCTTGCAACCTTAACCATGCTCGGTGCGGTTGTGACCCATTTGAAAGTAAAGGATGCGGGATCAAAATTTACAGTTCCGGTCGTACTTCTGCTCGTCTCAGTATTTCTGCTGTATGTGAACAGCGGGAACTTTTAATGGGAGAAAGCCCTGTCTGGAAAATAAGACAGGGCTTTTTTATATCCTCTTCATCTTAAGTGGTCCCGTTTTCCAAGAGTTCAACCGGCAGCTGCGTTTCAAAAGGGAGACTGTCCGTTTCTCCGCTGATCCTTTGGGATAAGCGTTCAATCGCGGTTTTCGCGATATCATAAATTGGCTGCCTGATGGTGGATAACTCCGGGAGCAGCGCACGGGTCGTTTCCGTCCCGTCGTATCCGATCACTTTGATGTCTCCGGGAATGTGCTTTCCCCGTTTCTTTGCTTCGTTTATAAAGGCGGCCGCAATGAGATCATCGCTTGCAAACAGTCCGTCTGCACCGGGATACTCATCGAGAATCCGCTTTACTAAAGAAATCCTGTCCCCGTCTAAGGGAAGCTCATACGTGACGGGGTTCCGGCTATACGCTTCCATCACATCCTCATATGCTTTCCGTCTTAGATTGGCAGGAGTATCGAGTTCTTTCGGCCCGTTGACATGGAGGATTGTCTTGCAGCCTTTTCGAATAAGCAGTTCCGCTGCGGCTTTCCCTCCCGCATAGTTGTCTGAGCCTACAACCGGGATTGTTTCGGACAAGTAATGATCAATGGCGACAATCGGCAGATCCTTTTTGCCTGAATTGAGAACTCCGCGGTTGTAGGTAACGGCAATTACGCCATCCACTTGATTCCGGATCAGCATCTCCATGTATTTTTCTTCTTTATCCATTCTGCCCAGGCTGTTGCAGAGAAG is a window encoding:
- a CDS encoding FAD-binding oxidoreductase, which encodes MFGLDLNGLTGEVVTRRNLKYEAARQEWNRSIQKFPLIIVYASEVKDVSNAIKWAVKNQIDLRIRSGGHHYEGYSVGNNVLVIDISRLNTIKMDSSSRTITAGGGVRNEQLYEFAGKRGYPFPGGTCPTVGVSGYVLGGGWGYSSRFLGLGCDSLIELELVNAEGELVKASKNKNKDLFWACKGAGGGNFGVVVSMTFRLPPKIGSVTLVQLYRPEASPAVMEQFLLTWQKWLTKADRKMTISATLYDSSSEGMAIFGRGFYYGPPDEAKKILAPFLKIIGMEISAEEKTFLEAVREVAETYPPSEKFKSTGRFVYKPYTRDEIRTLAELIQNKPPGSIFAGFTVYALGGKVKDVNPEETAFYYRNARYIAGIQSVWEEDRFASANQRWVVQRFQTLESLTEGSFVNFPISELKNYETAYFGGNAERLRKVHDRYDPSRVFQFPQAIR
- a CDS encoding TerC family protein, producing the protein MDAGLLLEYGWVLLILIGLEGILAADNALVIATMVKHLPEERRKKALFYGLAGAFLFRFGSLFIISYLVDIWQVQAIGALYLFGIAFYHILKKHVLKPKVKEEKPEAKEGSGFWLTVIKVEVADIAFAVDAILAAVALAVTLPETSLPDIGGLDGGHFAVILTGGIIGLVIMRFAASYFVVLLERRPGLETAAFAIVAWVGVKLAVYALSHPQLAIISEGFGKSVTWKVIFWSVLLIIAVAGWFLSKPKKELA
- the rbsK gene encoding ribokinase produces the protein MEKILVIGSSSMDLVVTAAKRPESGETILGESFKTVPGGKGANQAVAAARLGADVYMVGCVGDDSYGESILSNLQANGVRTDYVKSLPETASGTAHIILAEGDNSIVVVQGANKHVSPSLVDEALPILKEAKMVLIQQEIPEETVEHAAELCKTHGVPLLLNPAPARKVSGAVLENAAYVTPNETEAKLIFGDEPLLEKYPNKLLITEGKNGVRYYNGESETVIPSFPVEALDTTGAGDTFNGAFAVALAEGKSLAEAIRFANKAASISVTKFGAQGGMPYREELEEKLR
- a CDS encoding GNAT family N-acetyltransferase; the protein is MNIRSIKRSDFSTISAVLNDWWGGRQMADMLPKLFFDHFSNTSFLAQKDGEMIGFLVGFLSQSNPDEAYIHFAGVQPEYRKQGIGQLLYRSFFQTVQDFDRSFVRCITSPVNQGSIAYHTKMGFEIVPGNNMMEGIPVHSDYDGIGKDRVLFIKKLS
- a CDS encoding DUF2269 family protein → MSIYGIIVLIHVIAAVCGLGATFALPILMNRPKTVSQAHFAFHVNDGIEKLAKVGSIILLVTGILLGILNPDLFTKVWYIASLIIYVAVQPIVAVILPKRMAEQKAILENHSGEELPESYLQIGKKMAPYNGFLHSSAIILIVLMVLKPF
- a CDS encoding DoxX family protein, whose translation is MGTVAFILQILLGLAFLFFGFNKFGSKMNEEFTRYGYPKWFKIATGIVEVVGGVFLLAGYWNDQLTAWGSLLATLTMLGAVVTHLKVKDAGSKFTVPVVLLLVSVFLLYVNSGNF
- a CDS encoding LacI family DNA-binding transcriptional regulator, with the protein product MNPSIHDVAKAAGVSPTTVSRVLNNRGYISDKTKEKVFQAMKELHYFPNDLARSLYHKRTYVIGLIVPNTSNPFFGELAFHIENISGSLGYKLLLCNSLGRMDKEEKYMEMLIRNQVDGVIAVTYNRGVLNSGKKDLPIVAIDHYLSETIPVVGSDNYAGGKAAAELLIRKGCKTILHVNGPKELDTPANLRRKAYEDVMEAYSRNPVTYELPLDGDRISLVKRILDEYPGADGLFASDDLIAAAFINEAKKRGKHIPGDIKVIGYDGTETTRALLPELSTIRQPIYDIAKTAIERLSQRISGETDSLPFETQLPVELLENGTT